GCCATCCGTTCTTCAAGCCATGAATCAACTTCGTCCGAAATCCACCCGCAGGAATTGCCGCCCAAACGTATTCGCTTGGGAAATTTGCCATCCTTCTCCATTCTCCATATGGTGGGGTCACTCAATCCCACCATGGCCAGTAATTCAGGCTTCCTTAAAATCCGTGTCTGTGCTTGCTTCCGTTCCTTTTCCATAACCATACCTCCAATAAAAT
The genomic region above belongs to Desulfobulbaceae bacterium and contains:
- a CDS encoding AlpA family transcriptional regulator, which codes for MEKERKQAQTRILRKPELLAMVGLSDPTIWRMEKDGKFPKRIRLGGNSCGWISDEVDSWLEERMAERVAA